One segment of Natronosalvus halobius DNA contains the following:
- a CDS encoding universal stress protein, with the protein MSTILLAVDRDEDRAVAQAESIVGLELESASTRVRVVHIFTDNPEGASVTQLGAVRRAKAVLEAAGFDVGVEGRSGNPVDEILDAADEHEADVITIAGRKRSPAGKALFGSVAQGVFLNTNRSVLLCSERDA; encoded by the coding sequence ATGTCCACGATCCTACTGGCAGTCGATCGAGACGAGGACCGGGCAGTCGCACAGGCAGAGTCCATCGTCGGCCTTGAACTGGAGTCAGCGTCGACGCGAGTGCGAGTCGTCCACATCTTCACCGATAACCCCGAAGGGGCGTCCGTCACACAGCTCGGTGCTGTCCGTCGAGCGAAGGCGGTGCTCGAGGCCGCTGGGTTCGATGTCGGGGTCGAGGGCCGAAGTGGGAATCCCGTCGACGAAATTCTCGACGCCGCGGACGAACACGAGGCGGACGTCATTACGATCGCCGGTCGAAAACGGTCGCCGGCAGGAAAGGCGCTGTTCGGCAGCGTGGCTCAGGGCGTGTTTCTCAACACGAACCGGTCCGTCTTGCTGTGCAGTGAACGGGACGCCTGA